A stretch of DNA from Leptolyngbyaceae cyanobacterium:
TAAGGTAACGGATGCAGATGTTCAAGCACAACAAGCTAGCGAACTTCGCACTACTTTAAATACTGTAAGTCAAGAACGGGATAAACTAAATATTCAAGTTACCCAACTGGCAGAGCGAAATCGAGAATTACTGATAAAATCGCAAAGGTTGGAAGCAAATCTAGCTAGTAAAGTAAATGAAATTGATGAATTGAAAGCTCAACTCGTAGCACAACCGATTCTACCTTCTGCTCCCGTGTTTGGGACGGAAAGTACGAGTGAAGCTCAAACCATTCAAGCTTTAACCGAACGCAATCAATTTTTAGAAAACCAACTCAAGGAACTGTACGAGAAATTTGGTAATCTTCAACAAGAACTGGTTCAGCTTAAAGAAGGTAGCGATGACAAAGCATTACCTCAAGAGCGAATAGAATCTCCTACCTCTGGTCAGTCAGAAATTCCAGAAAATGATGCACCTGCGGTGGAGGAAGCTGCTACTAAACCAGTTCAAAATCAACCAGCTAAATCTAGAACGAGTCGGAAGAAGAATGCTAGTAAGTAATTAGTTAATCGGCAGACAGTACGGTTGGTAAAGCAAAGGGTTTAGTGCATCGGCATATCAAACCCAGCAATATTTTTCTCATTTAAGTAAATAGTATAATCAACCACGATCGCCAGTTTTTTTTACTACATCAAGGCCCACCAATGAGTTGGTTTGATTCCCGTGTAAGCAATTCATTGGCAATCGCTCGATTGTTTTGATAGATTTCCAATCGGATTGTATTGGGGTCTGAATATCTAAAAGTTACAATATAGTTAACATTTCGCTCTGAATCGGTAAATCGGTATTGCGGTCGGCTTGTCGTACCCGTGACATTGAAACCTGTTAAGTTAATCACATTACCATTTTGCTTGTTTTTAACATGGAGAATGTAATAAGCAGGTTCATACGCCCAAAAAGAAGCCTGCCAATTAGAGTTAGAAAAAGTTCCTCGAATTGAAAAATTTCCTACTGTTATGGGACAGTTGTTCTTTTCATCATCAATTCCTTGACTGGTATCTAAATAAGCTTGACACGGTTGGTTCGATGTTGGTATCCCTCCTACTGCAAATGATAAAGATAAAGAAAACGGTAAACTGCAAACAGTAGCTAAAACGATACTTCTTAGGTTCATGATAAATTTTACCTCAATTGTTTATCATTTATCTTATCTCAATCATATTAACCGACTAAAGGATGAAAAGTGCCATGCGAACTCTTGAATTACCGTCTGGACAATTAATTCCCGTTCTTGGTATGGGTACTTGGCAGATGGGAGAAAATGCCAGAAATCGCCAAAACGAAATAAATGCCTTGTGTCATGGGCTGGATTTGGGTTTATCTTTAATTGACACAGCAGAAATGTATGGAGAAGGCGGTGCAGAAGAAGTAATTTCGCAAGCAATAGCTTCTCGTCGTTCATCGGTATTTCTAGTCAGCAAGGTATATCCTCATAATGCCTCAAAACAAGGTGCAATCGCAGCCTGCGAACGAAGCCTCAAACGGTTGAAAACTGACTACCTCGACCTTTACCTACTGCACTGGCGCGGTTCTATACCGTTATCTGAGACACTAGAAGCATTTCAAACATTACAACAAGCAGGCAAAATTCGCAGCTATGGCGTGAGTAATTTTGATGTAGAGGATATGAAAGAAGTTAGTCAATTGAAAGGTGGAAATGCGGTCGAAACTAATCAAGTTCTCTATAATTTGATGCGGCGAGGAATTGAATGGGATTTATTACCTTGGTGTCGGGAACGTAACATCCCGATTATGGCATATTCTCCTATCGAACAAGGACGTTTGCTGAACAATGGAACACTCAATACTTTAGCACAACAAC
This window harbors:
- a CDS encoding aldo/keto reductase codes for the protein MRTLELPSGQLIPVLGMGTWQMGENARNRQNEINALCHGLDLGLSLIDTAEMYGEGGAEEVISQAIASRRSSVFLVSKVYPHNASKQGAIAACERSLKRLKTDYLDLYLLHWRGSIPLSETLEAFQTLQQAGKIRSYGVSNFDVEDMKEVSQLKGGNAVETNQVLYNLMRRGIEWDLLPWCRERNIPIMAYSPIEQGRLLNNGTLNTLAQQRGVTAAQIALAWVLHQENIIAIPKSSRIDHIEQNYATLNLKFSADELAALDTAFPPPTKPVALETI